In Tiliqua scincoides isolate rTilSci1 chromosome 1, rTilSci1.hap2, whole genome shotgun sequence, the following are encoded in one genomic region:
- the PSMA1 gene encoding proteasome subunit alpha type-1, protein MFRNQYDNDVTVWSPQGRIHQIEYAMEAVKQGSATVGLKSKTHAVLVALKRAQSELAAHQKKILYVDNHIGISIAGLTADARLLCNFMRQECLDSRFVFDRPLPVSRLVSLIGSKTQIPTQRYGRRPYGVGLLIAGYDDMGPHIFQTCPSANYFDCKAMSIGARSQSARTYLERHMTAFSDCNLNELVKHGLRALRETLPAEQDLTTKNVSIGIVGKDMEFTIYDDDDVAPFLEGLEERPQRKTAQPAEDTAEKADEPMEH, encoded by the exons ATG TTTCGCAATCAGTATGACAATGATGTCACCGTTTGGAGCCCCCAG gGCCGAATTCACCAAATAGAATATGCAATGGAAGCTGTTAAGCAAGGCTCTGCAACAGTTGGACTGAAGTCGAAAACCCATGCTGTTCTTGTTGCTTTAAAG agGGCACAGTCTGAACTGGCGGCTCATCAGAAAAAAATCCTGTATGTTGACAACCACATTGGTATTTCAATTGCTGGACTTACTGCTGATGCAAGACTCCTATG TAATTTCATGCGTCAGGAGTGTCTGGATTCTAGATTTGTATTTGACAGACCTCTTCCAGTGTCCCGACTAGTATCTCTGATTGGAAGTA AAACACAAATACCAACACAGCGCTATGGTAGAAGACCGTATGGTGTGGGACTTCTCATTGCAGGCTATGAT GATATGGGTCCCCATATCTTCCAGACATGTCCTTCTGCCAATTACTTTGATTGCAAAGCTATGTCTATTGGTGCAAGATCCCAATCAGCTCGAACTTACCTGGAGCGACACATGACTGCTTTTTCTGACT GTAATCTGAATGAACTAGTTAAACATGGACTGCGTGCTTTAAGAGAGACACTTCCTGCTGAACAGGATCTGACCACTAAG AACGTTTCCATTGGGATTGTTGGTAAGGACATGGAGTTCActatttatgatgatgatgatgtagcaCCATTCCTGGAAGGTCTTGAAGAGAGACCACAGAGAAAG ACTGCTCAGCCTGCTGAAGATACTGCAGAAAAGGCAGATGAACCAATGGAGCACTAA